The region AGCTTCGCGAGTTCCCCTTGTCCGGCCGTGTGATCGCGGCGCAAGTCGCGGTGCCCGGGCTTCCGGTGAATTTCGTCAGGCCCTGAGTTCAAAAAGATCACGCGGGCCGGTCCGGCCCCCCGCTTACCATCTGCGCATGGAGCCCTCCCCCCGCCTGTTCATCGAACGCATCCGCGCGGCGGCCGCCGGCGGGTCGCCGCTGCGCATCCGCGGCGGCGGCAGCAAGGACTTCTACGGCCAGCCCTCCGCGGGCGAATGGCTGGACACGCGGGAATTCGCGGGCGTGGTGAGCTACGAGCCCAGCGAACTGGTGGTCACGGCGCGCGCGGGGACGCCCCTGGCTGAACTCGAAGCCCTGCTCGCAGGCAGCGGGCAATGCCTGCCTTTCGAACCGCCGCACTTCGGGGGCGGCGCGACCGTGGGCGGGATGGTGGCGGCGGGCCTGAGCGGCCCGGCGCGTGCCAGCGCCGGGCCGGTGCGCGACTACGTGCTGGGCCTCACGATGATCAACGGGCGCGGCGAGGCGCTCACCTTCGGCGGCCAGGTGATGAAGAACGTGGCGGGCTACGACGTGTCGCGCCTCATGGTCGGCGCGCTGGGCACGCTGGGGCTGATCACGGAGGTGAGCCTCAAGGTGCTGCCGGTTCCTGTCGCCGAGGCCACGCTCGAATTCGAGGTGACGCAGGCGGAAGCGCTGCGGCGGCTCAACGCCTGGGGCGGGCAGCCCCTGCCGCTCAATGCCAGCTGCTGGGTCGAGGACGCCGGTGTGGGAACCTTGTATCTGCGCCTGCGCGGTGCCGCGGCGGCCGTGGAATCCGCCTGCAGGACGATGGGCGGGGAGCGGGCCGACAATGCCACGGTCGCACCCGACTGGACGCTCTG is a window of Caenimonas aquaedulcis DNA encoding:
- the glcE gene encoding glycolate oxidase subunit GlcE; amino-acid sequence: MEPSPRLFIERIRAAAAGGSPLRIRGGGSKDFYGQPSAGEWLDTREFAGVVSYEPSELVVTARAGTPLAELEALLAGSGQCLPFEPPHFGGGATVGGMVAAGLSGPARASAGPVRDYVLGLTMINGRGEALTFGGQVMKNVAGYDVSRLMVGALGTLGLITEVSLKVLPVPVAEATLEFEVTQAEALRRLNAWGGQPLPLNASCWVEDAGVGTLYLRLRGAAAAVESACRTMGGERADNATVAPDWTLCRDQRLPWFEERGERDLWRLSVPQTAPALDLPEPPLIEWHGGERWVRAGASDAQRLRDAAAAAGGHATLFRAGSSPAGTPRFAALPSPLDRIHRELKRQFDPAGIFNPGRLIPES